The proteins below come from a single Rhinoraja longicauda isolate Sanriku21f chromosome 5, sRhiLon1.1, whole genome shotgun sequence genomic window:
- the LOC144593706 gene encoding glycoprotein endo-alpha-1,2-mannosidase-like — translation MARFRRKMWITLLLFLLFVFGVMMGLKTLRPEGVGFIDGVGFELLPHLRQQADPSNRKLNIPSAAKPAESGTLPRNSKMEGLHSVTRAPTSDENVDHFPAVNYDLHAFYYSWYGNQQFNGKYIHWNHPLVPHWDPKIASSYPKGRHNPPEDISSNFYPELGAYSSRDPAVLNAHMKQFRAAAIGVLALSWYPPGLFDENGEPTDGLVPVILEAAHKYQLKVTFHIEPYEGRENSLYNNLKYIIDKYGSHPAFYRRKTHSGRNLPMFYIYDSYLTSPGSWANLFSKSGSNSVRNTQYDALFIALIVEEKHKNEILQAGFDGMYTYFATNGFSHGSSHQNWQTIKDFCDSNNLMFIPSVGPGYIDTSIRAWNNHNTRNRVNGKYYETAFSTALLVRPEIITITSFNEWHEGTQIEKAVPKKSSQIVYLDYLPHKPDIYLELTRKWAEKFYKEKEQWLM, via the exons ATGGCTAGATTTCGGAGAAAAATGTGGATCACATTACTGCTCTTTCTTTTATTTGTTTTTGGTGTCATGATGGGCTTGAAGACACTGAGACCTGAAGGAGTCGGGTTTATAGATGGTGTAGGATTTGAATTATTGCCACATCTTCGACAACAAGCTGATCCCAGTAACCGGAAATTAAATATCCCCAGTGCTGCAAAGCCAGCTGAAAGTGGAACTCTTCCTCGTAATTCAAAAATGGAAGGACTACATAGCGTGACACGTGCTCCCACGTCTGATGAAAATGTTGACCATTTTCCTGCAGTGAATTATGATTTGCATGCATTTTATTACTCGTGGTATGGAAATCAACAGTTTAATGGGAAATACATACACTGGAATCATCCACTGGTCCCCCACTGGGATCCTAAAATAGCAAGCAGTTATCCCAAAGGAAGGCATAATCCTCCTGAAGACATAAGCTCCAATTTCTATCCTGAGTTAGGAGCTTATAGTTCTAGAGATCCAGCAGTCCTCAATGCACACATGAAGCAATTCCGAGCAGCTGCAATAG GTGTGTTGGCCCTGTCCTGGTATCCACCTGGATTGTTTGATGAGAATGGTGAGCCCACAGATGGTCTAGTGCCAGTCATACTGGAAGCTGCACATAAATATCAGTTAAAG GTCACCTTCCACATTGAGCCATATGAAGGAAGAGAAAATAGTCTGTACAATAATTTGAAATACATCATTGACAA GTATGGGTCCCACCCAGCATTTTACAGACGCAAAACCCACAGTGGAAGAAACCttccaatgttttacatttatgaTTCGTATTTAACAAGTCCAGGATCTTGGGCCAACCTTTTCTCTAAGTCAGGATCAAATTCTGTTAGAAATACTCAATATGATGCACTATTCATTGCCCTAATTGTTGAAGAGAAACATAAAAATGAAATTCTTCAGGCTGGATTTGATGGAATGTATACATACTTTGCAACAAATGGATTTTCCCATGGTTCTTCTCATCAAAACTGGCAAACAATAAAAGATTTCTGTGACAGCAATAACCTTATGTTTATCCCAAGTGTAGGGCCAGGATATATAGATACCAGCATTAGGGCTTGGAACAATCATAATACAAGGAATCGAGTCAATGGCAAGTACTATGAGACTGCTTTCAGCACTGCCCTTCTAGTTCGTCCAGAAATAATCACCATAACTTCTTTTAACGAGTGGCATGAAGGAACTCAGATTGAAAAAGCAGTTCCTAAGAAGTCAAGTCAGATAGTTTATTTGGACTATTTGCCTCATAAACCAGACATCTACCTAGAGCTAACTCGTAAATGGGCAGAAAAATTTTACAAAGAGAAAGAACAGTGGCTGATGTGA